One genomic window of Myxococcaceae bacterium includes the following:
- a CDS encoding S1 RNA-binding domain-containing protein, with protein sequence MTWNEQSPFADLFNASSSVPKMQLRVGERTQGIIIHLSRDTAFLSLDAKNEAMIPISELENPAIGQIIEATVSSFEDQIWLTLKGQKSAGPTGSLVEGKVTAANSGGVEVDLAGQKAFCPIGQLDIGYIEDPSQFIGKTLSFLVSQSSAKRLTLNRKALLLKDRQEKTKELLETLALGQRLELPVSRVADFGVFVDFGHGIEGLVPQSEIGYGKVSVGDRVLAEIIRIEPDPKRPGQARISLSLKAALPNPFEVYGNQLLSGAALVGTVSKIEGYGAFVTLFPGVDGLVHISELSQKRIRHPDEVVKLGDTVAVRILEADSSTKRISLTLKESDAENSAGAPMNSTKSLGTLGDLMIKSIA encoded by the coding sequence ATGACCTGGAATGAACAAAGCCCATTTGCCGACCTATTTAATGCTTCTTCCTCCGTACCCAAAATGCAGCTCAGAGTCGGCGAGCGAACTCAAGGTATCATCATTCATTTGTCTAGAGATACTGCTTTTTTAAGCCTGGATGCTAAAAACGAGGCCATGATCCCTATCTCTGAATTGGAGAATCCAGCGATTGGACAGATCATTGAAGCCACGGTTTCATCCTTCGAGGATCAAATCTGGTTGACTCTCAAAGGACAAAAGTCTGCAGGTCCCACTGGAAGCTTGGTGGAAGGCAAAGTGACGGCAGCCAATTCGGGTGGAGTAGAAGTTGATTTAGCTGGTCAGAAAGCTTTCTGCCCCATTGGCCAGTTGGATATTGGTTACATTGAGGATCCGAGCCAATTCATTGGCAAAACTTTATCTTTCTTGGTATCGCAATCTTCGGCCAAACGCCTGACTCTCAACCGTAAAGCTTTGCTTCTTAAAGATCGACAAGAAAAGACCAAGGAACTCCTTGAAACACTGGCACTGGGTCAACGCCTCGAATTACCGGTTTCACGAGTTGCCGACTTCGGCGTATTCGTGGATTTTGGACATGGAATTGAGGGTCTCGTTCCACAGTCCGAGATTGGATATGGAAAAGTCTCAGTAGGAGATCGCGTTTTGGCAGAAATCATACGCATTGAACCCGATCCGAAACGACCCGGCCAAGCTCGCATTTCACTTTCACTCAAAGCAGCTCTCCCAAATCCATTTGAAGTGTATGGCAATCAATTGCTCTCTGGAGCAGCACTCGTCGGAACTGTCTCCAAGATCGAAGGATACGGTGCTTTCGTAACCTTGTTCCCGGGAGTCGATGGCTTGGTTCACATCAGCGAGTTGTCGCAAAAACGCATCCGTCATCCAGATGAAGTTGTCAAATTAGGTGATACCGTAGCCGTTCGAATTCTTGAAGCCGACTCATCAACGAAACGTATTTCACTCACGCTCAAAGAATCCGATGCTGAAAATTCTGCTGGAGCCCCTATGAACTCTACGAAAAGCCTTGGTACTTTAGGAGACTTGATGATTAAATCGATCGCCTAA